A single region of the Drosophila miranda strain MSH22 chromosome 2, D.miranda_PacBio2.1, whole genome shotgun sequence genome encodes:
- the LOC108155755 gene encoding dorsal-ventral patterning protein tolloid, with amino-acid sequence MRAMPLIGMRMKLVILVVGVLAVASLLELAQCRHLDQLPESECDFDFKEQPEDFYGMLDAVQVPEARKERTWVAAQPRNRIKLPGRSGARPAMGRVQRRKQHHKSRGKALLRLPPPLLWTEASTDVLQPASPYTQPLAEAEAEGETETETVTSMRMRTATQSRRRRGVTVRRERTWDYGVIPYEIDGIFSGAHKALFKQAMRHWENFTCIKFVERDAKLHDNYIFFTVKNCGCCSFLGKNGNGRQPISIGRNCEKFGIIIHELGHTIGFHHEHARGDRDKHIIINKANIMRGQEYNFDVLSPEEVDHPLLPYDYNSIMHYATNSFSKSSYLDTITPIGMPPGTHIELGQRRRLSRGDIVQANLLYKCAACGRTYQENSGQIVSPHYVYSGNGVLSEFEGSGDADPEPGEDGSFDASLTSCEWRITATNGEKVILHLQQLQLQLSENCSEDYLEIRDGYWHRSPLVRRLCGNASGEIITSQTSRMLINYVNRNAAKGYRGFKARFEVVCGGEIQLTKDQSIDSPTYPMQYMPDKECVWRINAPIHHQVGLKFQSFELEKHDGCVYDYVEIRDGNRSDSRLIGRFCGDKLPPNIKTRSNQMYIKFVSDGSVQKLGFSAALMLDVDECKFTEHGCQHVCINTMGSYQCGCHAGYELQANGKTCEDACGGIVDATKANGTLYSPSYPEAYPNAKQCVWEVVAPPNHAVFLNFTHFDLEGTRFQYTKCNYDYLIIYSKMRDNRLKKIGIYCGNELPPFVNSEQSVLRLEFYSDRTVQRSGFVAKFVVDVDECAVNNGGCQHRCRNTFGSYQCSCRNGYTLSENGHNCTETRCKFEITTSYGVLQSPNYPDDYPRNIYCYWHFQTVLGHRIQLTFHDFAVESHQECIYDYVAIYDGRSENSSTLGIYCGGREPYAVIASTNEMFMVLATDAGLQRKGFKATFVSECGGYLRATNHSQTFYSHPRYGSRPYKRNMYCDWRIQSDPESSVKIKFLNFEIEYSERCDYDFLEITEEGYSMNTIHGRFCGKHKPPIIVSNSDTLLLRFQTDESNSLRGFAISFMAVDPPDDTGGEEFDAVTPFPGYLKNMYSSETASDNLPRTHILPPSRLL; translated from the exons ATGCGCGCCATGCCCCTCATCGGAATGAGAATGAAATTGGTTATTTTGGTTGTAGGAGTCTTGGCCGTGGCCTCGCTGCTTGAACTGGCCCAGTGCCGGCATTTGGATCAGCTGCCAGAGAGCGAGTGCGACTTTGATTTCAAGGAGCAACCGGAGGACTTCTATGGCATGCTGGATGCCGTACAG GTGCCCGAGGCACGCAAAGAGAGGACTTGGGTCGCCGCTCAGCCCAGGAATCGCATAAAACTGCCAGGGAGAAGCGGAGCACGGCCAGCAATGGG CCGAGTTCAGCGCCGGAAGCAGCATCATAAATCGCGAGGCAAAGCCCTGCTGAGATTACCCCCGCCACTGCTCTGGACCGAAGCCTCCACGGATGTGTTGCAGCCCGCCTCTCCTTACACTCAACCTCTGGCTGAGGCTGAAGCTGAAGgggaaaccgaaaccgaaactgTGACGAGTATGAGGATGAGGACGGCAACGCAGAGTAGACGGCGCCGTGGCGTGACGGTGCGCAGGGAGAGGACATGGGACTACGGCGTGATTCCGTACGAGATCGATGGCATCTTCAGTGGCGCCCACAAGGCGCTGTTCAAGCAGGCCATGCGGCACTGGGAGAACTTCACCTGCATCAAGTTCGTGGAGCGCGATGCCAAGCTGCATGACAACTACATTTTCTTTACGGTCAAAAACTGCGG TTGCTGCTCCTTCCTGGGCAAGAACGGCAACGGGCGCCAGCCCATTTCCATTGGTCGCAACTGCGAGAAGTTTGGCATCATCATTCACGAGCTGGGTCACACCATTGGCTTCCATCACGAGCATGCCCGCGGCGACCGGGACAAGCACATCATCATCAATAAGGCCAACATCATGCGCGGCCAGGAGTACAACTTCGATGTGCTATCGCCGGAGGAGGTGGACCATCCCCTGCTGCCCTACGATTACAACTCCATCATGCACTATGCCACGAACTCGTTCTCCAAGAGCTCCTACCTGGACACGATCACGCCCATAGGAATGCCCCCGGGCACCCACATCGAGCTGGGCCAACGACGACGCCTCAGCCGTGGGGACATTGTCCAGGCCAATCTGCTCTACAAGTGTGCGGCCTGTGGACGCACCTACCAAGAGAATTCTGGCCAAATAGTGAGTCCACACTACGTGTATTCGGGCAACGGAGTGCTCAGCGAGTTCGAGGGCAGCGGCGATGCGGATCCAGAACCGGGGGAGGATGGTTCCTTCGATGCCTCGCTCACCAGCTGCGAATGGCGCATCACGGCTACTAATGGGGAGAAGGTCATCCTTCatctgcagcagctgcaactcCAGCTCTCGGAGAACTGTTCAGAGGACTACCTTGAAATCCGGGACGGCTACTGGCACCGATCTCCCTTGGTGCGGCGTCTCTGTGGCAATGCCAGTGGGGAGATTATCACCAGCCAAACCAGTCGCATGCTCATCAATTATGTGAACCGCAATGCGGCCAAGGGATACCGCGGATTCAAGGCACGATTCGAAG TGGTTTGTGGTGGAGAAATTCAGTTGACAAAGGATCAGTCTATCGACTCGCCCACCTACCCGATGCAGTACATGcccgacaaggagtgcgtctGGCGCATCAATGCACCCATCCACCACCAGGTGGGGCTCAAGTTTCAGAGCTTCGAGCTGGAGAAGCACGATGGCTGTGTCTACGATTACGTGGAGATACGGGACGGCAATCGGAGCGACTCCAGGCTGATTGGTCGCTTCTGTGGCGACAAGCTGCCGCCGAACATCAA AACCCGCAGCAATCAGATGTACATCAAGTTCGTGTCGGATGGATCGGTGCAGAAGCTGGGCTTCTCCGCCGCCCTCATGCTGGACGTGGACGAGTGCAAGTTCACGGAGCACGGCTGCCAGCACGTCTGCATCAACACCATGGGCAGCTACCAGTGCGGCTGCCATGCTGGCTACGAGCTTCAGGCGAACGGCAAGACCTGCGAGGATGCGTGTGGCGGCattgtggatgccaccaaAGCGAATGGCACCCTCTACTCGCCCTCGTACCCAGAGGCCTATCCGAATGCAAAGCAGTGCGTCTGGGAGGTGGTGGCCCCACCAAATCACGCAGTCTTTCTCAACTTTACCCACTTTGACCTGGAGGGCACCCGGTTCCAGTATACCAAATGCAACTACGATTACCTCATCATCTACTCGAAGATGCGGGACAATCGCCTGAAGAAGATCGGAATCTACTGCGGGAACGAGCTGCCTCCGTTCGTAAACTCGGAGCAGAGTGTGCTGCGTCTTGAATTCTACTCGGATCGAACGGTGCAGCGGAGTGGCTTCGTGGCCAAGTTTGTCGTAG ATGTGGACGAGTGTGCTGTTAACAATGGTGGATGCCAGCACAGGTGTAGGAACACCTTTGGCTCCTATCAGTGCAGCTGTCGGAACGGATACACGCTGTCCGAAAACGGCCACAACTGCACGGAGACGCGGTGCAAGTTCGAGATCACCACTTCGTACGGGGTGCTGCAGAGCCCCAACTATCCGGATGACTATCCGCGCAACATCTACTGCTACTGGCACTTCCAGACCGTCCTGGGCCACCGCATCCAGCTGACCTTCCACGATTTTGCCGTGGAGAGCCATCAGGAGTGCATCTACGACTATGTGGCCATCTATGACGGCCGCTCGGAGAACAGCTCCACCCTGGGCATCTACTGCGGTGGACGGGAGCCGTATGCGGTGATCGCCTCCACCAACGAGATGTTCATGGTCCTGGCCACGGATGCCGGACTGCAGAGAAAGGGTTTCAAGGCAACCTTTGTGTCCGAGTGCGGTGGCTACTTGAGGGCCACGAATCACTCGCAGACTTTCTACTCGCATCCCCGTTACGGAAGCAGACCATACAAGCGGAACATGTACTGCGATTGGCGCATTCAGTCGGATCCGGAGAGCAGTGTGAAGATTAAATTCCTCAACTTTGAGATCGAGTACTCGGAGCGCTGTGACTACGACTTCCTGGAGATCACCGAGGAGGGCTACTCCATGAACACCATCCATGGGCGCTTCTGTGGCAAGCACAAGCCGCCAATTATAGTCTCCAACTCAGATACGTTGCTGCTGCGCTTCCAGACGGACGAGAGCAACTCTCTGCGCGGCTTTGCCATCTCGTTTATGGCCGTGGATCCCCCAGACGACACTGGCGGCGAGGAATTCGATGCAGTTACACCCTTTCCGGGATACCTCAAAAACATGTACTCCTCCGAAACGGCCAGCGACAATCTCCCACGGACACACATTTTGCCGCCGAGCAGGCTTCTGTAA
- the LOC108155956 gene encoding protein abnormal spindle, with amino-acid sequence MSAFEVTVTPSRLKQKKHIEGREPAAVFMAPFSGKAIVQFEDVPVTKTARRFVRVINPSDDDIEVKVTKGIKEEHNLTVEWMEHVIPARDEVSMELVWSPEMEVACKETLHLLDNRNFRKDVMIILKSKSNQPVRNPRKFPTVGKTLHMKSPTGGSKKTKSVAAAAVQQKKRLSAAASPSKQPWRSCSGLRNFRASSVAPHAPLTERNVYKHQEESAFISPQPRTSKENVSPMTPANLFNILDTFKFTPLTETRGSGPGPMTENLADWPTPTLLPDGKLPVGDLRPRRLATDEYEDKLPTNKTFDVWHSETNNISTDTLDCSRSEVLLQTPTIQNKTTTITHATHTRALACIFEEEASSPPKATAKGPDQDLKRDIKLVGSPLRKHSESMKDLSLLSPQTKLAIQGSMPNLNEMQIRSIEQNRYFQEQQPPQVKTKQLESSICHDTSLMCSQDFLFRHTEILAQSSRFNLHEVGRKSQKCSPVKEKAASGHKRRSHELSFSDSHSYESLHRHESMVISPPKKQRVDDISMLRSAAPANASARSGSPWTPAQPKKFKLAQTMSLMKKPNTPGRKAREAAPVKLYDSELYMRTYINPDPFAATTTADPFLACTMYLDEQAVERHQADFKKWLNALVTIPAYLDADSNSKIDVGKLFNEVRNKELVMAPTKEEQSMNYLTTFRLETLRRAAVELFFSEQMRLPCSKVAVYVNKQALRIRSDRNLHLDVVMQRTILELLLCFNPLWLRLGLEVVFGEKIQMHSNRDIVGLSHFILNRLFRNKFEEQKYSKAFTLTEEYAETIKKHSLQKILFLLLFLDQAKQKRIVKHNPCLFVKKSPYKETKDILLRFSSELLANVGDITREVRRLGYVLQHKQTFLDEFDYAFKNLAVDLRDGVRLTRVMEVILLRDDLTRQLRVPAISRLQRVFNVKLALNALNAADFQLGGDISAPDIVDGHREKTLSLLWQIIYKFRSPKFHAAATVLQKWWRRRWLHVVIQRRIRHKELMRRHRAATVIQAAFRGHQMRKYAKLYKEKRLQATIIMQKYTRRFLAQKQLYQSYHSIILIQRWWRGHMLGRQCRQHFGEIRQAVIFLQRIWRRRLFAKKLLVAAATARLQRSQKQQAAASHIQMMWRCHCLGRIQRQKYLRQRELIIFVQCRMRGKWIMRKQRQEFLELKRATQIIQQRWRALTLMRKQRAHFQQLRSCALKLQTRRRATLQMRQARDSFQATKKSAIVIQERMRATWAMRKQREVYRKQRMAAILIQQHFRLRLDMIKDRNAFLATRRCVIYVQQRWRAILQMRQERSKYLQLKSCTRFVQSKFRAKRLMLIQSRTYLQLKRAVLVIQQRRRALVQMREQRQYFLRLREVTISMQRRFHAHKAMRFMRAKYRGIQAAVSCLQMHWRAHLLKKRERSRFLSLRQAAITLQRRYRARLVMIRQRDSYRQLKNAAIVIQRRYRAKEEMKKQLSLYQKQRAVIIKAQQRYRGKLEMRKQRSHFQSQRQAAIRLQKWWRSLQEMHQLRQGYRRMRASSVSIQRKWRATVAARHQREIFLKTIQKIRLLQNFIRATLWMRREREEYQKRRQAAVVLQRRFRARQSMHTVRVEYKLLQSTTIRIQRKFRATRTMHKVRHDFVQLREVTIHLQQKFRGKRLMMKQREHFQLLCHSICNFQSHARGYLARKRFQALMTPEMKYLIRQKRAAKVIQRYWRGYQTRRRQRHQGLLAIRTRIVQLQQEAKAANSVRTKVQEAVRFLRGRFIASDALAVLNRLDRLSRTVPHLLMWCSEFMSTFCYGIMAQAIRSEVDKQLIERCSRIILNLARYNSTTVNTFQEGGLVTIAQMLLRWCDKDSEIFNTLCTLIWVFAHCPKKRKIIHDFMTNTEAIYMVRETKKLVARKEKMKQNARKHPPITSLRHPSHQMQVFSPHALPSLEPDFGIIRNSPYTFVSSVFAFDTILCKLKIEIF; translated from the exons ATGAGTGCCTTCGAG GTCACAGTTACGCCGTCGCGGCTGAAACAAAAGAAGCACATCGAAGGTCGCGAGCCAGCCGCGGTGTTCATGGCTCCGTTTTCGGGCAAAGCGATTGTGCAGTTCGAGGACGTGCCCGTAACCAAAACAGCCAGGCGCTTCGTGCGCGTCATCAACCCCAGCGACGACGACATTGAG GTCAAAGTAACGAAGGGCATCAAGGAGGAGCACAACCTGACCGTCGAGTGGATGGAGCACGTAATTCCCGCGCGCGACGAGGTCTCCATGGAGCTGGTGTGGAGCCCCGAAATGGAGGTGGCCTGCAAGGAGACGCTGCATCTGCTTGATAATAGAAATTTTCGAAAGGACGTCATGATCATACTTAAGTCCAAGAGCAACCAGCCGGTCAGG AACCCTCGCAAATTTCCCACCGTGGGCAAGACCCTGCATATGAAATCGCCGACGGGCGGCTCGAAGAAAACAAAAAGTgtggcagcagctgctgtgcaGCAGAAAAAGCGTCTGTCCGCGGCAGCGTCCCCGTCCAAGCAGCCCTGGCGGTCTTGCAGCGGCTTACGGAATTTTCGGGCATCCTCGGTCGCTCCCCATGCCCCGCTGACGGAGAGAAATGTTTACAAGCACCAGGAGGAGTCTGCATTTATCTCGCCACAGCCGCGCACGTCCAAGGAGAACGTTAGTCCCATGACTCCTGCAAATTTGTTCAACATTTTAGATACTTTCAAGTTCACACCGCTCACTGAAACGCGCGGATCTGGCCCTGGACCTATGACAGAAAACCTAGCTGACTGGCCCACACCTACCCTCCTCCCAGATGGCAAGCTGCCTGTCGGAGATTTGCGACCCCGTCGCCTCGCCACCGACGAGTATGAAGATAAACTCCCCACGAACAAAACCTTTGATGTTTGGCATTCAGAGACCAATAACATATCGACGGACACGCTGGACTGCTCGCGCTCCGAAGTGCTGCTGCAAACGCCCACTATTCAAAATAAAACCACAACCATTACCCATGCAACCCACACGAGAGCCTTGGCATGCATTTTCGAGGAGGAGGCATCCAGCCCACCGAAGGCGACAGCCAAGGGCCCCGATCAAGATTTAAAAAGGGACATCAAACTGGTTGGTTCTCCACTGCGGAAACATTCAGAGTCCATGAAGGATCTGTCGCTGCTCTCGCCGCAAACAAAGCTTGCCATACAAGGCTCGATGCCGAATCTCAATGAGATGCAGATACGTTCTATCGAGCAGAATCGGTACTTCCAGGAACAGCAGCCGCCGCAAGTGAAGACGAAGCAGCTGGAAAGCTCCATTTGCCACGACACGAGCTTGATGTGCTCGCAAGACTTTCTCTTCAGACACACCGAGATCCTGGCCCAGTCTAGTCGATTCAATCTCCATGAAGTGGGCCGCAAGTCGCAGAAGTGCAGCCCAGTGAAGGAGAAGGCCGCCAGTGGCCACAAGCGACGCTCCCATGAGCTAAGCTTCTCGGACTCGCACAGCTACGAGTCCCTTCATCGCCACGAGTCGATGGTCATCTCACCGCCAAAGAAACAGCGGGTTGACGATATCTCCATGCTGCGCAGTGCAGCTCCAGCCAATGCCTCCGCCAGAAGTGGCAGCCCGTGGACGCCGGCCCAGCCCAAAAAGTTCAAGCTGGCCCAAACGATGTCGCTCATGAAGAAGCCCAACACACCGGGGCGCAAGGCTAGGGAAGCAGCTCCCGTGAAGCTCTACGACTCGGAGCTTTACATGCGGACCTACATTAATCCGGATCCGTTCGCAGCCACAACCACGGCAGATCCGTTTCTTGCCTGCACCATGTACCTGGACGAGCAGGCGGTGGAGCGGCATCAGGCGGACTTTAAGAAGTGGCTTAACGCCCTGGTGACCATTCCCGCTTATCTGGATGCCGACTCGAACAGCAAAATCGACGTGGGAAAGCTGTTCAATGAGGTGCGCAACAAGGAGCTGGTTATGGCGCCCACTAAGGAGGAGCAGTCGATGAACTATCTGACCACGTTCCGCCTGGAAACGCTTCGTCGGGCGGCTGTGGAGCTGTTCTTCAGCGAGCAAATGCGCCTGCCCTGCTCTAAGGTGGCCGTTTATGTCAACAAGCAGGCTTTGCGTATACGCAGTGATCGCAATCTGCACCTGGACGTGGTCATGCAGAGGACCATCCTCGAGCTGCTGCTCTGCTTCAATCCCTTATGGCTGCGACTGGGTCTGGAGGTGGTCTTCGGCGAAAAGATTCAGATGCACTCCAACCGAGACATTGTGGGCCTGAGCCACTTTATCCTCAATCGCTTGTTCAGGAACAAGTTCGAGGAGCAGAAGTACAGCAAGGCCTTCACCCTCACCGAAGAGTACGCGGAGACCATCAAGAAGCACTCGCTGCAAAAGATTCTGTTCCTGCTGCTCTTTCTGGACCAGGCCAAGCAGAAGCGTATCGTCAAGCACAATCCCTGCCTGTTTGTGAAGAAGTCCCCCTACAAAGAGACCAAGGATATATTACTGCGCTTCTCCTCGGAGCTGCTGGCCAACGTTGGGGACATCACGCGCGAGGTGCGCCGCCTGGGCTATGTGCTCCAGCACAAGCAGACCTTCCTCGACGAGTTCGACTATGCCTTCAAAAATCTGGCTGTAGATCTGCGAGACGGCGTTCGGTTGACCCGCGTCATGGAGGTCATCCTGCTGCGCGACGATCTCACCCGCCAGCTGAGAGTGCCTGCCATATCGCGGCTTCAGCGCGTCTTTAATGTGAAGTTGGCCCTGAACGCTCTGAACGCCGCAGACTTCCAGCTGGGCGGTGACATCTCTGCCCCGGATATCGTGGACGGTCATCGCGAGAAGACGCTTTCGCTGCTCTGGCAGATCATCTACAAGTTCCGCTCGCCCAAGTTCCACGCGGCTGCCACGGTACTCCAGAAATGGTGGCGTCGTCGTTGGCTGCACGTTGTCATCCAGCGTCGCATACGCCACAAGGAGTTGATGCGTCGCCACCGGGCAGCCACTGTCATACAGGCCGCCTTCCGCGGCCACCAGATGCGGAAGTACGCCAAGCTCTACAAGGAGAAGCGTCTTCAGGCCACCATCATCATGCAGAAGTACACTCGTCGCTTTCTGGCGCAGAAGCAGCTCTACCAGAGCTACCACAGCATAATCCTCATCCAGCGATGGTGGCGGGGCCATATGTTGGGCCGGCAGTGTCGCCAGCATTTCGGGGAGATACGCCAGGCTGTAATTTTCTTGCAGCGAATTTGGCGGCGTCGTCTTTTCGCCAAGAAACTTCTCGTGGCTGCGGCCACAGCTCGTCTGCAGCGATCGCAAAAGCAACAAGCGGCGGCCAGCCACATTCAGATGATGTGGCGCTGTCATTGCCTGGGCAGGATCCAGCGACAGAAGTACCTGCGCCAGCGCGAACTCATAATCTTTGTGCAGTGTCGAATGAGAGGAAAATGGATAATGCGAAAGCAGCGCCAGGAGTTCCTAGAGTTGAAGAGAGCCACCCAAATCATACAGCAGCGCTGGCGCGCCCTGACCTTGATGAGGAAGCAACGAGCCCACTTCCAGCAACTTCGGTCTTGTGCCCTTAAGCTGCAGACACGCAGGAGGGCCACGCTCCAGATGAGACAAGCGCGCGACAGCTTCCAGGCCACCAAGAAAAGTGCCATTGTCATCCAGGAACGCATGCGTGCCACTTGGGCGATGCGTAAGCAGAGAGAAGTCTACCGGAAGCAGCGCATGGCTGCTATTCTCATTCAGCAACATTTTCGCTTGCGTCTGGATATGATCAAGGATCGAAATGCTTTCTTGGCGACCCGTCGCTGCGTCATTTATGTCCAACAACGCTGGCGCGCCATCTTGCAGATGCGTCAGGAGCGTAGCAAGTACTTGCAGCTCAAATCGTGCACCCGTTTCGTCCAAAGTAAGTTCCGAGCCAAGCGCCTTATGCTGATCCAAAGTCGAACGTACCTCCAACTGAAGAGAGCTGTGTTGGTGATCCAACAGCGTCGAAGAGCTCTGGTTCAGATGCGGGAGCAGCGCCAGTACTTCCTTCGTTTGCGCGAGGTCACCATCAGCATGCAGCGCCGATTCCATGCCCATAAGGCCATGCGCTTTATGCGAGCCAAGTACCGAGGCATCCAGGCCGCCGTCAGCTGCCTTCAGATGCACTGGCGGGCACATCTCTTGAAAAAGCGAGAGCGAAGCCGTTTCCTATCACTGCGTCAGGCAGCCATCACCCTGCAGCGGCGTTACAGAGCCCGTTTGGTCATGATTAGGCAAAGGGATAGCTACCGGCAGCTAAAGAATGCAGCAATCGTGATCCAGCGGCGCTATCGAGCCAAGGAGGAAATGAAGAAGCAGCTTTCCCTGTACCAGAAGCAGCGTGCTGTCATAATCAAGGCCCAGCAACGTTACCGCGGTAAATTGGAGATGAGAAAGCAGCGTTCCCACTTCCAAAGTCAACGCCAAGCGGCCATCCGCCTTCAAAAGTGGTGGCGCAGCCTCCAAGAGATGCATCAACTGCGCCAGGGCTACCGGCGAATGCGCGCCAGTTCAGTGAGCATTCAGCGCAAGTGGCGGGCGACCGTAGCGGCGCGTCATCAGCGTGAGATCTTCCTAAAGACCATCCAGAAGATTCGTCTCTTGCAGAACTTTATCCGCGCCACACTGTGGATGCGAAGGGAGCGCGAAGAGTACCAGAAGCGGCGTCAGGCAGCTGTGGTTCTACAGCGTCGGTTCCGTGCCCGTCAGTCCATGCACACAGTCCGCGTGGAGTATAAGCTCCTTCAGTCGACTACCATTCGCATACAGCGCAAGTTCCGAGCCACACGCACCATGCACAAAGTGCGCCACGATTTTGTCCAGCTACGTGAGGTCACCATACATCTGCAGCAGAAGTTCCGTGGCAAGCGGCTGATGATGAAGCAACGCGAGCATTTCCAACTTCTGTGTCATTCCATTTGCAACTTCCAGTCCCATGCCCGTGGCTACTTGGCCCGCAAGCGTTTCCAGGCTCTGATGACACCGGAGATGAAGTATCTTATCCGCCAGAAGCGGGCGGCCAAGGTCATACAGCGCTACTGGCGTGGCTACCAAACGCGTCGTCGCCAGCGCCACCAGGGACTGTTGGCCATTCGAACGCGTATTGTGCAGTTGCAACAGGAGGCGAAAGCTGCTAACTCGGTGCGCACCAAGGTGCAGGAGGCAGTTAGATTCCTGCGCGGTCGCTTCATTGCCAGCGACGCCTTGGCTGTGCTAAATCGATTGG ATCGTCTGTCGCGCACTGTGCCTCATCTGCTCATGTGGTGCTCGGAGTTCATGTCCACATTTTGCTATGGCATCATGGCCCAGGCCATACGCTCGGAGGTGGACAAGCAGCTGATCGAACGCTGCAGTCGCATTATTCTCAATCTGGCACGCTACAACAGCACCACCGTCAACACGTTCCAGGAGGGCGGCCTGGTGACCATTGCCCAGATGCTGTTGCGATGGTGCGATAAAGACAGCGAGATATTCAACACCCTCTGCACCCTCATCTGGGTGTTTGCCCACTGCCCCAAGAAGCGAAAG ATCATTCACGACTTCATGACGAACACGGAGGCCATTTACATGGTGCGCGAGACGAAGAAGCTCGTGGCCCGTAAGGAGAAGATGAAGCAGAACGCCCGGAAGCACCCCCCGATCACGAGCTTACGCCATCCATCGCACCAGATGCAGGTTTTCTCGCCCCACGCTCTGCCCAGCCTGGAGCCGGACTTTGGCATCATACGCAACAGTCCGTACACGTTCGTATCGTCCGTGTTTGCCTTCGATACCATTCTGTGCAAGCTGAAAATTGAAATATTCTAG
- the LOC108155957 gene encoding allatostatin-A isoform X1, with protein sequence MNTLNAHLLLLALCCVGYIACSPVIGQEQRSPVSGEGDADGLLGADEMADNGADIDKRVERYAFGLGRRAYMYNNGGPGMKRLPVYNFGLGKRSRPYSFGLGKRSDYDYEQDNEIDYRVPPANYMGVERAALRLAVRPGRQNKRTTRPQPFNFGLGRR encoded by the exons ATGAACACGCTCAATGCCCATCTCCTGCTGCTGGCCCTGTGCTGCGTCGGCTATATCGCCTGTTCGCCGGTCATAGGCCAGGAGCAACGCAGCCCAGTCTCCGGCGAGGGCGATGCCGACGGCCTGCTCGGCGCCGACGAGATGGCCGATAACGGCGCCGACATTGACAAGCGGGTAGAACGATATGCCTTCGGATTGGGCCGTCGCGCCTACATGTACAACAACGGCGGACCGGGCATGAAGCGGCTGCCGGTGTACAACTTTGGCCTGGGCAAGAGGTCGCGTCCGTACTCCTTCGGCCTGGGCAAGCGCAGCGACTACGACTACGAACAGGACAACGAGATTGACTACCGAGTGCCGCCAGCGAACTACATGGGAGTGGAGCGTGCGG CTCTCCGCCTTGCAGTCCGACCTGGCAGACAGAACAAGCGAACGACGCGTCCGCAGCCCTTCAACTTTGGTCTCGGGCGGCGTTAA
- the LOC108155957 gene encoding allatostatin-A isoform X2, whose product MNTLNAHLLLLALCCVGYIACSPVIGQEQRSPVSGEGDADGLLGADEMADNGADIDKRVERYAFGLGRRAYMYNNGGPGMKRLPVYNFGLGKRSRPYSFGLGKRSDYDYEQDNEIDYRVPPANYMGVERAVRPGRQNKRTTRPQPFNFGLGRR is encoded by the exons ATGAACACGCTCAATGCCCATCTCCTGCTGCTGGCCCTGTGCTGCGTCGGCTATATCGCCTGTTCGCCGGTCATAGGCCAGGAGCAACGCAGCCCAGTCTCCGGCGAGGGCGATGCCGACGGCCTGCTCGGCGCCGACGAGATGGCCGATAACGGCGCCGACATTGACAAGCGGGTAGAACGATATGCCTTCGGATTGGGCCGTCGCGCCTACATGTACAACAACGGCGGACCGGGCATGAAGCGGCTGCCGGTGTACAACTTTGGCCTGGGCAAGAGGTCGCGTCCGTACTCCTTCGGCCTGGGCAAGCGCAGCGACTACGACTACGAACAGGACAACGAGATTGACTACCGAGTGCCGCCAGCGAACTACATGGGAGTGGAGCGTGCGG TCCGACCTGGCAGACAGAACAAGCGAACGACGCGTCCGCAGCCCTTCAACTTTGGTCTCGGGCGGCGTTAA